Proteins from a single region of Geothrix sp. PMB-07:
- a CDS encoding HAD family hydrolase: MSMKPAVFLDRDGTLNEEVDFLCDPDELVMIPGAAAAVARLNAKGIPVVVVTNQSGIGRGKYDWTDFAAVMSRMGTLLAMENARIDAVYASPHHEQALGEYAVADHPERKPNPGMLLRAAEEHGLDLSRSWMVGDKALDIEAGLRAGCKVALVRTGYGASVDGSRADLVADSLPDVVDHILSHWP; this comes from the coding sequence ATGAGCATGAAACCAGCGGTCTTCCTCGACCGCGACGGCACCCTCAATGAAGAAGTGGATTTCCTGTGCGACCCGGACGAACTGGTCATGATCCCCGGAGCGGCCGCTGCCGTGGCTCGGCTCAACGCCAAGGGCATCCCGGTGGTGGTGGTAACCAACCAGAGCGGCATCGGCCGTGGCAAATACGATTGGACGGATTTTGCCGCCGTGATGAGCCGCATGGGCACCTTGTTGGCGATGGAGAATGCGCGCATCGACGCCGTCTACGCCTCTCCCCACCACGAACAGGCCCTGGGCGAGTACGCCGTGGCGGACCATCCCGAACGCAAGCCGAACCCTGGGATGCTGCTGCGGGCGGCAGAAGAACACGGTCTGGACCTGTCCCGCTCCTGGATGGTGGGGGACAAGGCCCTCGACATTGAGGCGGGGCTCCGCGCCGGCTGTAAGGTGGCGCTGGTGCGCACGGGCTATGGTGCCTCCGTGGATGGCTCCCGGGCAGACCTGGTCGCCGACAGCCTGCCAGACGTGGTGGATCACATCCTGTCCCACTGGCCATGA
- the sfsA gene encoding DNA/RNA nuclease SfsA — protein MILIEKKGLVSGFLIQRYKRFLADVRLEDGSVVTAHTTNTGSMKTCWEPGDRVLLEPATNPERKLKFTWLAVERPGGWVGVETGMPNRVVAEAARRDVLPGLTGLREVRTEVKYGAERSRIDVLAQDAEGRQVFIEVKNTTLKEGNWVLFPDAVTERGTKHLRELQAMVREGHWAAIAFFVHRTDVDRFDAARDIDPAYSAELDRAAQAGVAVLPLAVHLVTRQETSGLWALGWELPGLLPWAPRR, from the coding sequence ATGATCCTCATCGAGAAAAAGGGGCTGGTGAGCGGCTTCCTGATCCAGCGCTACAAACGATTCCTGGCGGATGTGCGCCTGGAGGATGGCAGCGTCGTCACGGCTCACACCACGAACACAGGCTCCATGAAGACCTGCTGGGAGCCCGGAGATCGCGTCTTGCTGGAGCCCGCCACGAACCCTGAGCGCAAGCTCAAGTTCACGTGGCTGGCTGTGGAACGCCCCGGCGGCTGGGTGGGTGTGGAAACGGGCATGCCCAACCGCGTGGTGGCCGAAGCGGCGCGCCGTGACGTGCTACCTGGCCTGACCGGTCTGCGCGAGGTTCGTACCGAGGTGAAATACGGGGCTGAACGCAGCCGCATCGACGTGTTGGCCCAAGATGCAGAAGGTCGGCAGGTGTTCATCGAGGTGAAGAACACCACCTTGAAAGAGGGGAACTGGGTGCTGTTTCCGGATGCGGTGACCGAGCGGGGAACCAAGCACCTGCGTGAGCTTCAGGCCATGGTTCGGGAAGGTCATTGGGCCGCCATCGCCTTCTTCGTGCACCGCACGGATGTGGATCGCTTTGATGCTGCGCGGGACATCGACCCGGCTTACAGTGCCGAACTGGATCGCGCTGCGCAGGCCGGGGTGGCTGTCCTGCCCTTGGCTGTGCATCTGGTCACAAGGCAGGAAACAAGTGGGTTGTGGGCCCTTGGCTGGGAATTACCGGGCCTTCTGCCCTGGGCTCCCCGCCGCTAG